Proteins from one Porites lutea chromosome 3, jaPorLute2.1, whole genome shotgun sequence genomic window:
- the LOC140929314 gene encoding lanC-like protein 2 has protein sequence MSGSERNFENTFQDYDGRTSLQSPDGKIVEPFLSRLKDETYKLLKQCEEGFQYTRDDRDYSVYTGSGGMAFLYMHLSETLFKDNEDQRQKYLKNARRNLEHDQHGLRGRRMTFVCGDPGILSSLAVLYSKLGQEDKSTKCLSKLLSLSDNVCGGDPSLPDEVLYGRAGYLFSLLFVQKHLGEEKIPHDIINQVCQVILDSGERLSRRERSNSPLMFMWHEKHYVGAAHGIVGIMFMLLQALSAQSVQSHLRSVESCVEFLLSKQFPSGNFPSSLESGTDKLIHWCHGAPGAVHLMIKAYQVFGKEKYLDAALKCGEVVWSRGLLKKGYGICHGVAGNAYTFLCLFKQTGDQKYLHRAIKFAEWCFDYGQHGCRTPDHPYSLFEGMAGTVYFLADLLEPKSSKFPAFEI, from the exons ATGTCAGGGTCTGAACGAAATTTTGAGAACACTTTTCAAGATTATGACGGAAGAACTAGTTTGCAAAGCCCCGATGGCAAG ATTGTGGAACCATTTCTTTCCAGACTAAAAGATGAAACCTATAAGTTATTAAAGCAATGCGAAGAAGGATTTCAGTACACCAGGGATGATCGTGATTATTCAGTCTACACCGGCAGTGGAG GTATGGCATTCTTGTACATGCATTTATCTGAAACACTGTTTAAGGATAATGAAGACCAAAGGCAGAAGTACTTGAAAAATGCTCGTAGAAATCTGGAACATGATCAGCATGGTCTGAGAGGGAGAAGGATGACATTTGTTTGTGGAGATCCAG GCATCCTTTCTTCATTGGCTGTTCTTTATTCAAAGCTGGGTCAAGAAGATAAAAGTACAAAGTGTCTGTCCAAGCTGTTAAGCCTGTCAGACAATGTATGTGGAGGAGATCCATCTCTCCCAGATGAAGTTCTATATGGTCGAGCTGGCTACTTATTTTCCTTGTTGTTTGTGCAAAAACATTTGGGGGAAGAGAAGATTCCCCATGACATTATCAACCAG GTTTGCCAAGTAATCCTAGATTCTGGTGAAAGGCTATCTAGAAGAGAGAGAAGCAACTCTCCATTGATGTTTATGTGGCATGAAAAGCATTATGTTGGGGCAGCACATGGCATTGTTGGTATCATGTTCATGTTACTTCAG GCACTGTCTGCACAATCTGTTCAGTCTCACCTAAGAAGTGTAGAGAGCTGTGTTGAGTTTCTTTTGTCAAAGCAGTTTCCATCAGGAAATTTTCCTTCTTCACTTGAGAGTGGTACTGACAAGCTAATCCACTGGTGTCATGGGGCTCCTGGAGCAGTACATCTGATGATCAAGGCATATCAG GTTTTTGGAAAGGAGAAGTATCTGGATGCAGCTCttaagtgtggagaagttgttTGGAGCCGTGGTCTTCTAAAGAAAGGTTATGGAATCTGTCATGGTGTGGCAGGAAATGCTTACACTTTTTTGTGCTTGTTCAAGCAGACTGGAGATCAAAAGTATCTTCATCGAGCAATCAAG TTTGCAGAATGGTGTTTTGACTATGGTCAGCATGGCTGTCGTACCCCAGACCATCCTTACTCTTTATTTGAAG GTATGGCTGGCACAGTTTACTTCTTAGCTGACTTACTGGAGCCTAAATCATCTAAATTTCCTGCATTTGAGATTTAG
- the LOC140930321 gene encoding uncharacterized protein, whose amino-acid sequence MADEQEEFQEMNEVNMDYQRVKQTHELAGYREGIESGKEAHLQQGFNQGFSYATYVSRKWATLRGALSALMSLVILKYEQDSNPGIMSEITELLAEATKIERNALEVQNMQQAFENRINQTVGYCKGSTAPPSVGNKTEERHFDGDELSSAFEMLQTADKANAVEHLGVETDREQQRVKTGITFQGLATDVVSDESCGPSETTETMPRDLEVLWSRTFSLADKIGINRQKIIFLKCL is encoded by the exons ATGGCGGACGAACAAGAAGAATTTCAAGAAATGAACGAAGTAAATATGGACTATCAAAGGGTGAAACAAACGCATGAACTG GCAGGATACCGCGAGGGCATTGAATCAGGAAAAGAAGCACATTTACAACAAGGTTTTAACCAGGGATTTTCTTACGCTACTTATGTTTCAAGGAAATGGGCAACTTTGAGAGGGGCTCTGAG TGCTCTGATGTCGCTAGTGATATTGAAATATGAACAAGATTCCAATCCAGGCATCATGTCTGAAATCACAGAACTACTTGCCGAGGCTACAAAAATTGAGAGGAATGCTCTTGAGGTACAAAATATGCAACAGGCATTCGAAAACAGAATCAATCAGACTGTTGGGTATTGCAAAGGCTCTACGGCACCACCAAGTGTGGGAAACAAGACTGAAGAACGACACTTTGATGGCGATGAGTTAAGTTCAGCATTTGAAATGCTTCAGACAGCAGATAAAGCTAATGCAGTTGAACATTTAGGAGTTGAGACTGACAGAGAGCAACAGAGAGTAAAAACTGGAATCACTTTCCAAGGCTTAGCCACGGATGTTGTTTCTGATGAGTCTTGTGGACCTTCGGAAACAACTGAAACTATGCCTAGGGATCTAGAAGTGTTGTGGTCAAGGACATTTTCTTTAGCTGATAAAATTGGTATAAACAgacagaaaattatttttctgaaaTGTCTTTGA
- the LOC140930320 gene encoding uncharacterized protein has product MPSSRNEKELSPSARNHSKSKKSSHKQKKHKKRPKTEASAEKLKGQYEDISSASEETEELPVQKYSSISRSPSPVASKKSKANVKRKKSKKDSLVQGSSKKRKKRGRSPVNVSLAKVEGPPLSPVSSSKWKDMTPSPKLPPSNKDIYRQISPSMVKKRGSESPYVPIAYRPPKSPSISPTRSPIAMYKRERSPFKVRSPMKVWSRSPYSHRSRSPSPPRGRSPMRTYRSPERSPYRSPMGRLSPFGRSRSFASYGRRRSPSPYGRHSPSPPFRNTGMRNRPVQRNRHRSRSLSPHASKYRKSPVRTKIRSRSPPKRSPHRGTQRSPDVHHSAYKSGNKRSNSSRNEPARSTDTKSASRDSIEKSYSSKDNVLKGKSKLESVDGVKRNLTRDTQKQPLTKTTKPNLETGVKDSPANGPTKDSNLNSSGVKSGTGDVNKISQTETAPALPLPPLNEPAPPPLPSDEPPPLPPDEEKPPPPPAPTLPPLPLPPELPGTPGESPASYSPHSPGGKPPASPKSAAKDTEATGPSSQSGTPLSTPDTTPKTPAESEWGERCVDMFQIIDQVGEGTYGQVYKAKDKITGELVALKKVRTDNEKEGFPITAVREIKILRQLNHPNIVNLKEIVTDKPNAVDFRKDKGGFYLVFEYLDHDLMGVLESGLVHFTEDHIKSFTKQLLDGLNYCHRKNFLHRDIKCSNILLNNKGEIKLADFGLARLYEADERRPYTNKVITLWYRPPELLLGEERYGPGIDIWSVGCILGELFTKKPIFPAVQEIGQLELISRVCGTPTPAVWPDVIHLPHFHTMKPKKQYRRRLKEEFNFMPADALDLFDSMLTLDPSKRITAEESLEHAFLKDIVCENISPPSLPTWQDCHEMWCKKRRRKGGESKVTEDGTKQVRRDSAAGETTETSNNLPAMATTEEQGERTLKPVEASAFLRRQSIETVEMETENSTYAAREGQSFYDRDQPHCSYADEHPKAAYSQDSYYQRDYQQDYGESSRLSGYKSSLEDYPPSYSRDNIDNGGGHRSYSQSSVHYEQLSPPVDETRNSYPEQYKRYSYSDGRRDKEFNESSSRYRDDSSSYLYRERYSDSFSQKREVFDYSNSQYDRYPVAAENRVTSPQRGVDSYQRW; this is encoded by the exons ATGCCCAGTTCCCGAAATGAAAAGGAATTGAGCCCTTCTGCTCGAAACCATAGCAAAAGCAAAAAGTCATCccataaacaaaagaaacataAGAAACGTCCCAAAACTGAGGCTTCGGCTGAAAAGCTAAAGGGACAATATGAAGATATTTCCTCAGCTTCGGAAGAAACCGAGGAGTTGCCCGTTCAAAAGTACAGCTCCATCTCACGGAGCCCTTCGCCCGTGGCGTCGAAAAAATCAAAGGCTAATGTAAAGAGGAAGAAGTCAAAAAAGGATAGCTTGGTGCAAGGATCAAGCAAAAAGCGCAAGAAACGTGGCAGGTCGCCCGTAAATGTTTCGCTCGCAAAGGTTGAGGGGCCACCGTTGTCTCCTGTTTCAAGCTCGAAATGGAAAGACATGACTCCTTCGCCGAAGCTGCCGCCATCAAATAAGGATATCTACCGGCAGATCTCACCGTCTATGGTAAAGAAACGCGGATCCGAGTCGCCTTATGTTCCAATAGCGTACAGGCCGCCAAAGTCACCAAGTATTAGTCCCACCAGATCTCCAATTGCAATGTACAAGAGAGAGAGGTCTCCTTTCAAGGTTAGATCGCCTATGAAAGTGTGGTCCAGGTCTCCTTATAGCCACAGATCAAGATCGCCCTCCCCTCCGAGGGGGAGATCACCCATGAGAACTTATAGATCACCGGAAAGGTCTCCATATCGATCACCTATGGGACGTTTGTCGCCGTTTGGTCGGAGTAGGTCTTTTGCCTCTTATGGCAGAAGACGGTCACCTTCACCATATGGGCGCCACTCTCCTTCACCACCATTTAGGAACACTGGAATGCGAAATAGGCCAGTGCAAAGGAATAGACACCGCAGTAGATCTTTGTCGCCGCATGCATCAAAATACAGGAAATCACCTGTCAGAACAAAAATTCGAAGTCGTTCTCCTCCAAAGAGATCACCACACAGAGGCACCCAGCGCAGCCCTGATGTACATCATTCTGCATATAAATCAGGAAATAAGAGGTCAAATTCTTCCAGGAATGAGCCTGCACGGTCAACAGATACCAAGTCTGCAAGCAGAGACTCTATAGAAAAATCTTATAGTTCCAAGGACAATGTACTCAAGGGTAAGAGCAAACTTGAAAGTGTGGATGGAGTTAAAAGGAATTTAACAAGGGATACTCAGAAGCAGCctctcacaaaaacaacaaagccAAATTTAGAGACTGGTGTGAAAGATTCTCCAGCAAATGGACCAACAAAGGACTCTAACTTGAATTCATCTGGAGTTAAATCAGGAACTGGTGATGTTAATAAGATAAGTCAAACAGAGACAGCACCTGCtcttccacttcctcctttaaATGAACCAGCCCCTCCGCCTCTTCCCAGTGATGAGCCTCCTCCGCTTCCTCCTGATGAAGAAAAACCGCCACCTCCTCCTGCTCCGACGTTACCACCCTTACCACTGCCACCAGAACTCCCTGGCACACCAGGCGAGTCGCCAGCATCTTATTCACCACATTCCCCCGGGGGTAAACCTCCTGCATCTCCAAAGTCAGCTGCCAAAGACACAGAAGCAACTGGACCAAGTAGTCAGAGTGGGACACCACTATCTACACCAGATACAACACCAAAGACACCAGCGGAAAGTGAGTGGGGAGAGAGGTGTGTGGACATGTTTCAGATCATTGATCAAGTGGGAGAGGGGACATATGGACAAGTATACAAGGCAAAGGATAAAATCACAG GGGAGCTTGTTGCATTGAAAAAAGTTAGAACCGACAATGAAAAGGAAGGATTTCCAATAACAGCAGTGAGGGAAATCAAGATTCTACGACAGCTCAATCATCCAAACATTGTGAATTTGAAAGAGATTGTAACAGACAAACCTAATGCTGTGGATTTCAGGAAGGATAAAG GAGGGTTTTATCTTGTGTTTGAATACTTGGACCATGATCTTATGGGTGTACTGGAATCTGGTCTTGTTCATTTTACTGAAGACCACATCAAGTCCTTCACAAAGCAGCTCCTAGATGGGCTCAACTACTGTCATCGCAAAAATTTCCTTCACAGAGATATCAAATGCTCCAATATTTTACTCAACAACAA GGGAGAAATTAAACTAGCAGATTTTGGATTAGCAAGATTATATGAAGCAGATGAAAG GAGACCATACACGAACAAGGTGATAACGCTTTGGTACAGACCTCCTGAACTTTTGCTGGGAGAGGAGCGCTATGGACCTGGCATAGATATCTGGAGTGTGGG ttgCATACTTGGAGAACTGTTCACCAAGAAACCAATTTTCCCAGCAGTGCAGGAAATTGGACAGCTGGAGCTCATCAG TCGTGTTTGTGGAACTCCCACGCCTGCTGTGTGGCCAGATGTGATCCATCTACCACATTTTCATACAATGAAGCCCAAGAAGCAGTACAGGAGAAGGCTTAAAGAGGAATTTAACTT TATGCCAGCAGATGCTTTGGATTTGTTTGATAGTATGCTGACATTAGATCCATCAAAGCGTATAACAGCAGAAGAATCACTAGAGCATGCATTTTTAAAGGACATTGTGTGTGAGAACATCAGCCCTCCAAG CCTTCCAACTTGGCAGGACTGTCACGAGATGTGGTGCAAGAAGCGTAGGCGCAAAGGAGGGGAGAGTAAAGTGACAGAAGATGGCACAAAACAAGTCAGGAGAGACTCTGCTGCGGGCGAAACTACGGAAACTTCAAACAACCTTCCAGCCATGGCTACAACAGAGGAGCAAGGTGAAAGAACGCTAAAGCCGGTTGAAGCTTCTGCATTTTTGCGCCGACAGAGTATTGAGACAGTTGAGATGGAGACGGAAAATAGCACATATGCTGCTAGAGAAGGACAGTCTTTCTATGATAGAGATCAGCCACACTGTTCATATGCCGATGAACACCCTAAGGCGGCGTACTCACAAGATTCGTATTACCAACGTGACTATCAACAAGACTATGGTGAAAGCTCTAGACTCAGTGGATATAAATCATCATTGGAAGATTATCCTCCTTCATACTCTAGGGATAACATCGACAATGGAGGAGGACATAGATCATATTCTCAATCAAGTGTGCATTATGAACAACTATCACCCCCTGTGGATGAAACAAGGAACTCGTACCCCGAACAGTATAAACGTTACAGTTATTCAGATGGAAGGAGAGACAAGGAGTTCAATGAGTCCTCATCAAGATACAGAGATGACTCTTCATCATACCTTTACAGGGAGCGATACTCTGACTCTTTCTCCCAAAAGCGTGAGGTTTTTGACTACAGTAACTCACAATATGACCGCTACCCTGTGGCTGCTGAGAACAGGGTAACTAGCCCTCAACGTGGGGTGGATTCTTATCAAAGATGGTAG